The nucleotide sequence CAAGCGCGGTCAAACCATCGGCATTGTTGGTCCGCCGGGTAGCGGGAAGTCGACCTTGGTCAATCTGATCCCGCGGTTCTATGATGTAGATAGCGGCAGGGTGACCATTGACGGGCAGGATGTGCGGGATGTCGCGCTGGAAAGCCTGCGCAATGAGGTGTCCGTCGTGCAGCAGGACAGCTTCCTGTTCACCACGACCATCGGCAACAACATTGCCTATGCCGACCCCTGGGCCCATGACAAGTCCATCCGCCGCGCGGCAGATTCTGCGAAACTGCACAGTTACATCATGGGTCTGCCGGTCGGATATGAAACAGTTGTGGGAGAACGCGGCGTGTCGCTGTCGGGCGGCCAGCGGCAGCGTATGGCGATCGCGCAGATGTTGCTGCGGCGCCCGGCAATCATGGTATTTGACGATTCAACGGCCGCGATTGATGCAGGGACTGAACAGCAAATCCGCGCCGCAATGCGCGACTATTCCAAGGACCGCGTGACGATAGTTGTGGCGCATCGCCTGAGTTCGTTGATGCATGCGGATCAGATCCTGTTCATGGAGGATGGGCAGATCGTGGAACGCGGTTCGCATGAGGAACTGCTGTCACAGGGCGGTCGCTACAAGGCGCTTTATGATCTGCAAGTGCGTCCGGGGGAGGAAGACTGATGGCGCAGGAAATCGAAGCCGAACGCAATGATATTCGCGACGATGGCCGCCGCCCCTTCCGCGCGACCGTCGGATCGCACCGAATCGAGGAAGAAATCTTCGGTCGTGTTTTCGACAAGCGCATCGTGCGACGCATTTGGACCTTCGTGCATCCCTATCGCAAGCAGGTCTATCTGTCCGTCGCGGCCGTTTTAACCTTCACCGCGATGCAGTTGCTGATCCCGTTGATCATCCGTTACGCGATCGACAATAGCCTTGCAGTCGATGGCGCGCAGGCGAACGGTCTGCAATTGGCTGTTCTGGCGTTTCTGGTCGCTATCCTGATCAACTATGCCGCGTCGTTCATCCAAGAAAACGTGGTGGGGCAGGTGGCCGAGAACGTGCTGTTCGACATACGTCGCAATATGTTCGAGCATCTGCAGCGCGTCTCACTCTCTTTCATGGACAAGACTGAAGTAGGACGACTGATGTCGCGCCTTCAGGGTGATGTGAACTCCATGCAGGAGTTCCTGGAAACATCTGTTCTGTCCGTAGGAGACATCGTTCTCTTGTTTGGGATCATCGGGGTTATGCTGTGGCTCGATGCGCCACTGGCACTGCTGGTGCTGTCGGTCATGCCGATCCTGTTCATCGTGCGGATTTTCTGGCTGCCGCGGGCGCGTAGCGCTTTCATGGCGGCGCACGAATCGAACTCGCTAACCAATGGCGCCTTGGCGGAGGTCATTCATGGTGTCCGCGCCGTGCAGGGTATGGATCGCCAGCAGGTGAACCTTGACCTTTACGACAAACTCGCAACGCGTAACCTGAGAACCCACCTGACTGCGGCAAAATATGCGCAGGTCATGGTTCCGATTGTGGACTCGCTGACGGGTGTGGCAATGGCCTTCGTCGTGGTGATCGGCGGGAACATGGTGGTCAATGATACGCTCGATGTTGGCGTCATGGTGGCTTTTCTGTTCTACATTCAACGCTTCTTCGACCCGATCCGTTCGCTGACCATGCAATATTCGGTGATGCAGCGCGCGATGGCATCCGGGCAGCGTCTGACCGAGGTTCTGGATGTGCCGCTGTCGATCAGGGACAAACCCGGCGCGATTGAGTTGACGGGCGAGAATGACGGCTCGGTCGAATTCCGTGATGTGTCCTTTGGCTACAACCCGAAGCATCCCGTCTTGAAAGATTTCAGTTTTCGCGTGAATCCCGGTGAAACAGTGGCGCTGGTCGGACCAACCGGTTCGGGTAAGTCCAGCGCGATGGCGCTTGTGCACCGGTTCTACGATGTGCAGCAGGGGGAAGTTCTGGTTGGC is from Qingshengfaniella alkalisoli and encodes:
- a CDS encoding ABC transporter ATP-binding protein → MAQEIEAERNDIRDDGRRPFRATVGSHRIEEEIFGRVFDKRIVRRIWTFVHPYRKQVYLSVAAVLTFTAMQLLIPLIIRYAIDNSLAVDGAQANGLQLAVLAFLVAILINYAASFIQENVVGQVAENVLFDIRRNMFEHLQRVSLSFMDKTEVGRLMSRLQGDVNSMQEFLETSVLSVGDIVLLFGIIGVMLWLDAPLALLVLSVMPILFIVRIFWLPRARSAFMAAHESNSLTNGALAEVIHGVRAVQGMDRQQVNLDLYDKLATRNLRTHLTAAKYAQVMVPIVDSLTGVAMAFVVVIGGNMVVNDTLDVGVMVAFLFYIQRFFDPIRSLTMQYSVMQRAMASGQRLTEVLDVPLSIRDKPGAIELTGENDGSVEFRDVSFGYNPKHPVLKDFSFRVNPGETVALVGPTGSGKSSAMALVHRFYDVQQGEVLVGGHDVRDLTQESLGQEIAMVLQEPFLFTGSVMENIRYRKTDATEEQVIEAAKAVGAHEFITALPEGYDTELGERGGGLSLGQRQLISFARALVADAKILVLDEATANIDSYTERQIQKALETLLRGRTGLVIAHRLATIRGADRIIVLQQGQLIESGRHEDLMEAGGLYAKLYNLNYSSFDDIPDEELDFAKGLNTGT